CGAGCAGGTGCTTCGGCAGGACGTGCATCCCCCAGGACGCCAGCGCGGGGGCGAACGGGCGTGCGTACTCGACGATGAACGTCCGGGGATCGGGAGCGCTCGCGCGCTTGACCTGCTTGAAATCCTCCCCGTACGGCGTGGGCGTGCGCGGGTCGATCATCCGCTTGTACGTGAACATCACGTCGTCGGAGGTGAAGGGGGCGCCGTCGTGCCATTTCACCCCCTTCCGGAGGTGGAAGGTGATCCGTTTCCCGTCGGGGGAGATCTCCCACGATTCGGCGAGCTCCCCCTCGAGTTTCAGGTCCTTGTCGTACCGGACCAGGCCGTTGAAGACGTATCCTGCCGCTTCGTGGGAAGAGGCGTCGCTCGTTACCGCCGTGAGGAAGCCGCTCACGTCCCCGATGCTCCCCTCGACGATCGCGTCCCCGTACGCCGGGACATCGGGTACGGACGTTCCCTTCCCCGCGCTCTCCTGCTTCCCCCCGCCGCACGCGGCGAGAAGGAGAAGGAGCGCGAGAGACGGGAAAACGGCCCGCCGCAACGGCCTGTTCATTCGGCATCCCTCCGCAACATGAACTTGGCTCCCCGGACCGACAGGACGATCCGATCCGGCGGATCCGCGGACTCCCGCCCGGGGTAGTCGACCGTCACGCGCATCCCGGGAACCCGGTACTCGGCCCCGGCGAGAAACCGCCGCCCCGGATCGGACCGAAGCGTCTGGCGGCCGTCGGAAAGCGACCAGGCGCCGTCCTCGTATCGCCCCGCCTCGGCCGACGCCACCGCGTAGCCGGGCGCACCGGAGAGGATGCGCGCCAGCGACACGGGACCGGCATCGAGAGGAGCCGCTCCGCGGAACCCGGCGAGGTCCGCCGCCGGGCCGCGGGAGATCGCCACGCGCCGGCCGTCGTTCGCCAGGAACGCCACCCCGCGCCCGAGGGGATCGTACAGGCCTACCGTCTCCTCTTCCGGCGACGGCGCGGAGATCCCCGCCACGAAGGGGACGATGTTCCCGGTGACGGGCGCCGCGGTCCCGGTAAACGACGCCTTGACGGGAAAGACGACCTGCCCGGGGAGGCCTGCGAAAAACCGTTCCGCGCGGTCCGCTTCCGGGCCCGTGACGATCGTCCGCGACGGCGCACACCCGCATAGCACGAGGAGGGCCAGGAGGGGGGCGGCCGCCCGCAGATGCCGGAGCCTCACTTCCCCGGAGGCCCCGCCTTCTTCCGGAGATGGATCTTCTTCCGCACCTCGTCCGGCTTCTCGTGCCCCTTGCCGATCGCCTTCTCGAACACGGCGGCCGCCTCTTCTTCCTTTCCCTGCGCCTGGAGCGCGTCCCCGAGGTGCTCGAGGACGACCGGGTCGTCGGGGACGACCTTCAACGCCTTGCGGAGCTCCGCTTCGGCGCGCGGGTATTCGCCCTTGCGGAAATGGACCCACGCGAGGCTGTCCAGGAAGAACCCGTCGTCGGGACGGATCTCCAGCGCCCGCAGGATCAGCTTCTCGGCTTCGGGAAGCCGCATGTTCCGGTCCGCGAAGGTGTAGCCGAGATAGTTGAGGGCGGTGGCGTGCTTCGGGTCGAGGGCGATCACCTTCTCCATCGCGGCGATCACATTGTCCAGTTTCCCGCGCTTGTCCTGGATCACCCCGAGGGAGAACCATGCAGCGGCATTTTCCGGTGCTTTTCCGGTCGCCTCGGTGATCACGGCCAACGCCTCGTCGTACCGCTTCGCATCCTCGAGCTGGCCGGCGAGGAAGATCATCAGGTCCACGTCGTCGGGGCTCTTCTCCCGGAGCTTGCGGACGATGGCGATCGATTCGTCGGGCTTTTTCTGGCGCGAGAGGAGCATCGCGACGTGGAGCATCGCATCCCGGTGCATCGGTGCGTTCTCCGGCACCTTGCGGAACGCCTCCTCGGCCTCCTTTACCGCGCCTTTCTCTTCGTATGCCGTCCCGAGGAAGAAGCGGACCTCGGGGTTCTCCTTGCCGGACGCGAGGACGAAGGTGAATTCGTTGATCGCATCGTCGAAACGGTCGCGATCGAGGTAAAGGAGCCCGAGCCTCGTCCGGACGTCGGGATTGGAGGCGGAGAACTTCTTCAACTCCTCGTATTGGTCCACCGCCTGATCGATCTTCTTTTCCCGGATCAGCAGGCGGCCGAGCCGTTCCCGGAGGAACGGATTGTTCGGGGAGGCGTGGAGCGCTTTCCTGTAACGCTCTTCCGCCTCGTCGTTCCTCCCGAGGATCTCGAGGACCGCGCCGGAGTCGAGCAGGGCGGCATCGAAACCGGGAGCCCCCTGCAGCGCCTTGTCGTAGTCGGACAGGGCATCATCGAACTTTTTCTGGGCCGCGCGGACGCGGCCCCGGAAATGGTATGCAAGGTAGGATTCGGGGTTCCGGGCGATCAGCGCGTCGAGGACCTTCTCGGCCCGGGCATACTCCCCCAGATCCGCTTCGATGGTGGCGATGTGGAGGTATGCGTCGTCGTTCTCCGGGTCGTCCTTGACGACCCGTTCGTATTCGGCAAGGGCCTTGTCGCGTTCTCCCGACGCGGCGAGGATCCCCGCCAGAAGGTACCGCGACCGCGTGTGCCCCTCGTCCTCGGCCAGCGCCTTGACAAGTTCCGCGCGCGCTTCCGGCAGCCGTCCTTTCTTCACGTGGACGTTCGCGATCTCGTAGAGGATGTCCGGCTCGTTCCCCGCGTATTTCAGGGCCTTCTGATAGGACGCGAGCGCGCCGTCGAGGTTCCCATCCCGGAAATCCAGATATCCGGAAAGGAAGTGGCTGTACGCCCGCGCATCCTTCCGGGGGTCCACCGAGCCGCCGGAACCGGGGAATGCCGCCGCCGGGGCGGCAAGAAGAAGAAGGGCCAGGGCCCACGTCGCAATGATGGTTCGCATCCGATCCCCCAAGGTAATATCGAGCGTTTGTATTATATACTCACCCTCCGTGAAACCGCGAGGAGGACCCATGACCGAAGATCCCGGACTTTCCGGTTTGCCCGTTGCGAGGATCCTCTCCGCGCTCCTGTCACGGGGCGGGGAGCACGGGGAACTCTTTTTCGAGGAGGTCCGGTCCCTAACGGTTCTTATGGAGGATGGCCGGATCGAACGGGTGGTTTCGGGAACCGACGCCGGGATCGGCGTCCGCCTCCTCTTCCGCGGGAAAACGTACTACGCCTACACGAACGACCGGACCGCGGACGCGCTTCTCGCGCTTTCGAACGATCTCTCCCGCTACGCGGAGGGGGACGGCGTCCCGGCGGCGCTTCCCGCGTCGGCCAGGAGGGTTCCGGGGCCCACCGTCGTCCGCATCCCCCCCGGCGAGCGGGGAATCGACGAGAAGGTGTCGCCGGTCCGCACGGTCGACCGGATCGCGCGCGGGATCTCGCCGGAGATCCGCCAGGTCCGGGTGACCGGTTCGGAGTCGCTGCGCACCATCGAAGTGGCGGCGCACCCCGGCATCTTCGCCCGCGAGGCGCAGACGTACGGCGTTCTCGCCGTCCAGTGCGTGGCGGGGGACGCCACCGGTCTCACGATGGGGTACGAATCCGCCGGAGGAACGGAGGGGCTGGAGTTCCTCGAGGGCGGGGTCCCCGAGGAGCTGGCGCGCAAGGCCGCGGGCAGGGCGGTGCGCGCCCTCCATGCGGCGAAGCTCCCGGGAGGACGCATGCCGGTCGTGCTCTCCTGCGAGGCGGGCGGCACGATGGTGCACGAGGCGATCGGGCACGGCCTCGAGGCGGACCTCGCGAGACGCGGGATGTCGATCTACAAGGACAAGCTGGGAGAGCGCGTCGGAAGTCCGATCGTGTCCATCGTCGACGACGCCACGCTGCCGGGGAAGCGGGGATCCTTCGGCATGGACGACGAGGGAACCCCCGGGGAGCGGACCGTCCTCGTCGACCGGGGGATCCTCAAGGGATTCCTGCACGACCGGCTGTCGGCGATGAAGGACGGCGTCGCGTCCACGGGGAACGGCCGGCGGGAGTCGTACCGGCACAAGCCGATCCCCCGGATGACGAACACGCTCCTCCTTCCGGGGAGCACCCCGCCGGAGACGATCCTGTCCGGGACCGACCGCGGCCTGCTCGTCGTCAAGATGGGGGGCGGGCAGGTGAACACCGTGACCGGCGACTTCATGTTCGAGGTGGCGGAAGGGTACCGGATCGAAAGCGGGAAGCGCGGGGAGCCGGTCCGCGGAGCGACGATCACGGGGAACGGCCCCGAGGTCCTCTCGATGATCGACCGCGTCGGATCCGACCTCGGGTTCGGCATCGGCACGTGCGGCAAGGACGGGCAGGGCGTTCCCGTGGGGGACGCCCAGCCGACCCTCTCCATCGGCCCGCCGTTCATCACCGTGGGGTGATCCGGACGACCGCGGAGAGGATCGATGATAATTTATCCGGGTTCCACCGTTTTCCTTGCCTTTGCCCGTCAGTGCGATAAAATCGGCCTATACGGGAAATCAAGAACGGGGGGGGTGCTTTCATGACAACCCGGCGGATCGCCATCAATCTCCTCGCAGCCCTTGCTCTGCTGATGTGTACCGTTCTTTCCGCGCAGGCGGGGGAAGCCACCGCCGCCGCGCCCGAATGCCTCAAGGGAACGGTGGCGAAGGTGACGGACACCTCGCTCATGCTCAGGGGAACGACCTTCCCGGACGAGACGCTCGGGAAGCGCGATGCGAAGGTCCTCCTCGACAAGGAAACCGCCTACTTCGACGGGACGAAGAAGGTGAACCGGGCGGCCCTGCAGCCGGGGAACCTCGTCCTGGTGTTCTGCAACATGGTGGGGACGGAACGGAAGGCGAAGACCGTCCGCATCA
The genomic region above belongs to bacterium and contains:
- a CDS encoding TldD/PmbA family protein, yielding MTEDPGLSGLPVARILSALLSRGGEHGELFFEEVRSLTVLMEDGRIERVVSGTDAGIGVRLLFRGKTYYAYTNDRTADALLALSNDLSRYAEGDGVPAALPASARRVPGPTVVRIPPGERGIDEKVSPVRTVDRIARGISPEIRQVRVTGSESLRTIEVAAHPGIFAREAQTYGVLAVQCVAGDATGLTMGYESAGGTEGLEFLEGGVPEELARKAAGRAVRALHAAKLPGGRMPVVLSCEAGGTMVHEAIGHGLEADLARRGMSIYKDKLGERVGSPIVSIVDDATLPGKRGSFGMDDEGTPGERTVLVDRGILKGFLHDRLSAMKDGVASTGNGRRESYRHKPIPRMTNTLLLPGSTPPETILSGTDRGLLVVKMGGGQVNTVTGDFMFEVAEGYRIESGKRGEPVRGATITGNGPEVLSMIDRVGSDLGFGIGTCGKDGQGVPVGDAQPTLSIGPPFITVG
- a CDS encoding tetratricopeptide repeat protein, with the translated sequence MRTIIATWALALLLLAAPAAAFPGSGGSVDPRKDARAYSHFLSGYLDFRDGNLDGALASYQKALKYAGNEPDILYEIANVHVKKGRLPEARAELVKALAEDEGHTRSRYLLAGILAASGERDKALAEYERVVKDDPENDDAYLHIATIEADLGEYARAEKVLDALIARNPESYLAYHFRGRVRAAQKKFDDALSDYDKALQGAPGFDAALLDSGAVLEILGRNDEAEERYRKALHASPNNPFLRERLGRLLIREKKIDQAVDQYEELKKFSASNPDVRTRLGLLYLDRDRFDDAINEFTFVLASGKENPEVRFFLGTAYEEKGAVKEAEEAFRKVPENAPMHRDAMLHVAMLLSRQKKPDESIAIVRKLREKSPDDVDLMIFLAGQLEDAKRYDEALAVITEATGKAPENAAAWFSLGVIQDKRGKLDNVIAAMEKVIALDPKHATALNYLGYTFADRNMRLPEAEKLILRALEIRPDDGFFLDSLAWVHFRKGEYPRAEAELRKALKVVPDDPVVLEHLGDALQAQGKEEEAAAVFEKAIGKGHEKPDEVRKKIHLRKKAGPPGK